ATccaactacttttttttttttttttgatgggttAAGTAAAAATTCATTGGAAAAGAGGCACTTAAAAGGAGTATCTCAACCCAATGATTACAACCGAATCAAAACAAGGGGAACCGAAAGGGAATACGGCTACCCAAGGAAAGAAACAGAAATATTTATTGAAGCCGAAAGGAATAATTTGCAGAGTCATCCTAGTAAAATGGTTGAGGTTTACAGTCTACCCTTAAACTCTTCGagatttgtttatttctttggaAGCGCGATGTTCATCTTCCATCTACGGTCACCACTATGTCACTGTGGCCACAACCATTGGCCGTCGGTAGATTTGAAGAATGAAAAAAATATGGTATAATATTTATCCCATGTTTCGGACAATGTTAAGGATGTAAAATAAATTTCCGGTGTCTTTTTGAGGATACGACTGTTTTAAACGTATGGGGTGTCTGAGTCTGATTGATTGAGGAAAAACTGTAATTCAACTGGCCGACTAAGGAAATGGACCCAGGCATGCAGGGTAATTAGGGACCAGAACACATTCAGTCTCCCATCCACACACTAAAGACAATAAACGTAGATACACTGATTCCGGTCTGCCGTGTGCTTGGCTTCATTGACTAAAACTTCCAAGTCTTTTTTGTAGAGAAATTTCATTTAGGaattctttttttgtttacttTCACAGTGATGATTTCTCATTCTCTAGTGAAGTTTGCTTTTGAATTTAATATTTCGCATAATTGAATGGGTCGTAGCTTGTAGGACTTCGGGGTTACTTTTTATAATTTTCCAAAAGTAAACTGATActgaaaattggttaaaaagaccagaATCAATAATTCatgagtgaaatggacagttagattttgatactgtttaaatggacaaaaatgtaaaaataggcaggatgtaaccagtttcatccttactattttttaaatttaagctaggatgaaaccactttcatccttactattttttttggccatttcactcaaactattttttactcgtccatttgaaccgtgatttaaaaatatttggataaatgacccattttccgaaaatgATAATAACTAGAACGTATTTGCTCGACGGGTTCATTCTCTAGTGAAGATCCCAAAAGAATTTAGTTTGCATAATTGAATGGATTGTTTCCCACCTTGTTTACCTTTCACTATTTTCTCAAAGTAACAACACAAAAAATCAAGCCTGTGAGAGTAATCAACTCAAATGCATGGAAATATAAGAAACACATGCTATATGTTAATCAAAGGCAGACGGTGCCAGAAATTGCATTCAGCTAAACTTCACAGTCAAAATGAACAAAAAAGTACAGAGCGACTATTCCTCGAACAAAAAAACAGCTCATTAGGTTACCCAATCTTAATTCTCAATCTAGGACTGATGAATTCTTTTATGAATGTTGAGTCTCATAAGAAAACAATGTACAACCAGTTACCAAAGGGTGACTGACTTAATACAAATATAAAACCGGAAAGGGGtcatttgtcaaaatatttttaaaacatgattctaatggaggagtaaaaattaatatgtgtgaaatgaacaccaaaaaaatagcaagaatgaaactggattcatcctgacttaaacttaaaaaagagcgaggatgaaactggatgcatcctgatgtaaattaaaaataagaaaaagtatttgaaaatggttaggatgaaactgtttacatcctggctgtAGGGGTTAAATATCGCAAACGTAGATATCACGCGAAGCGGTACTATTGTAAGGGGACGAAAGTACTCGCACGTAGCATATTCTGGATGACGAAGCTGATGACGTCATAAGGTGACGAATAATGTGTGGAATCTGTACGAAGTTAAAGAATACGTGCGAGAAGACTCAATATTCAGGTGCGAAGACATcgcacgccagatccgaaaatcGGGGCTTtatagctgtcctccactatgtaaaattcaTATATATAGGACCAAACACCCTTGTGTACAGAGAGATCTTTTGGAGAGCTGAGATAGAGTTTTAGGAGAGTGAAAGTTGTTTGTTCCCAAGTTAAGGGTCTTACTTTACTTgtttgtattgatttctaaaacttaataaaattctttTAAGCGTTCTTCACAATGATTTCCTACTTTGTTATATAGATTATCTAAGGAGTGTAGTAGTGAGATTTTCCATTACTACattggctatttttacattctcgttcaTTTAAACAATAccaattttacatttttttttcttccagaaatTATTAATTTTGATCCTATTAACTAATTTTGTGAAAATAAAATGGGGAGACTGACATATATTGGCCAAAAGTTTTCGAAAAAAATATGTCGATGCATACATAACCAGAGCTTGCAAGGCCTACATGGTACGAGTACTTGTTAAGATGTCATTTTGTCAACTCATCCCGTGGACCATATCCTTAATGGCCGGCCCTACGTGGCCGTATGCTAACAAAACTTCTATGTGAATGTCTGAAAGATGAGAAATTTGGACCCCACTCTATGTCGATATAATTGAGAAGAAAAACTAATTTCCTTTCTTAAAACTAAACTTTCTTGAAACTAAAATCTGCTATAAATACTAGTGAAAGGTTAGTCTAGTTTTGCTCATCTCTAAAACCCTCACTACTCCTTCAGTCCTTCTTACTTCCGGAGAGAAACATGGTGTCTCCGAACCACTTAAAGCTTATTTCAGTTATCGGAATTCTTGTTAGCTTCTTAACACAGTCCATCGTCGCACAGAATTGTGGTTGTGCATCAGGTTTATGTTGCAGCCAGTACGGCTACTGTGGTACTACTGCTGCATACTGCGGTAAGGGGTGCCAGTCAGGTCCATGCACTACAACCCCCGCATCTCCGACTAATGGCGCCTCTGTTGACGCCATTGTaacaccagcattctttaatagGATAATTAATCAAGCTGGTTCAGGATGTGCCGGAAAGAGCTTCTATACACGTAGTGCTTTTCTTGAAGCCGCTAGATCTTATACTAGCTTTGGTAAAACTGGGAGTCTTGATGACTCTAAGCGTGAAATCGCTGCTTTCTTTGCTCATGTTACACATGAAACCGGATGTAAGTCCTCTAAACAAAATTTAATTCATCTGAACTTTGCAAGTCATTTAGAATCTTAACATGTTCTTCTTTGTTTGTAACTTTAATAAACTGCTAGCTAATCATCATGTgctatgttttttctttttggattacAGTTTTCTGTTACAAAGAAGAAATAAGAGGAGCAAGCAGAGACTATTGTGACGAGGGAAACAGACAATATCCATGCGTTCCTGGCAAAGGGTATTATGGTCGAGGACCAATACAAATTTCATGGAATTACAATTACGGGCCAGCCGGTAAAAGCATCGGCTTTGATGGTTTAAATGCTCCAGAAACTGTAGCTAATGATCCCATTATCTCCTTTAAGACAGCATTTTGGTTTTGGATGAATAATGTCCACTCGGTCAttacttcaaatcaaggttttggtcCGACTATTCGTAAAATCAACAGAGGTGAGTGTAACGGAGGAAACTCGGGAGCAGTTCAAGCTAGAATAAAATACTTCAGGGATTACTGTAATCAACTTGGTGTTGCACCAGGCAATAACCTTTCTTGCTAGAAACTTATGATGTAATATTTCTAATTATCTATATAATAGCTAGCTCAATTAACAAGAGCTTCTGAATAAATAAATCGATCAGCACAGCTTACTGAACTTTGTTACCCAGTCCATGGATATAAATCTACACTGTCTCGCATCCACCATAGTACAAGTAGGCTATAGTAGCCTTGTCGCATTCCACAACTATTATAGGGAGTTGTCAAATTCCATGGAGGGTTACCAAATCCATATCAAACAAAATAATCTTCGTCACTAGATCTACTTGACTGGTATAACCCCTATGGAATTTAGTGATCTCTAAAGcagccttggtttatttcttCGTTCTTTTTTAACCGTTGTTCACCATTTGTTCACAGTTAATGGATGATTTCCGGTTAATATTTATGACTTACGGTATCAATTATTAAGCATGTACTatctaataaaaaaatatacCATTGGAGTAGGAAAGgatttagagcaactgcagtggacgactaaacccgtATTTGGTGTTTTAGACAGACGTAGTGggacgtactatcgatcaaattttgattaaCGACTAAAGCCCAGACTAAATTTGGTCcccgaccaagaccaaacccaaatatattcgagcgttgatataatctccgtttcacaacgggcgttgatataatctccatTTCTCAACGCGCGTTCGTAAAGAATTCGTCCAACGAACAGGCGGGTATATAAACTTCGCCTGTATGGGACGTTGATTAAATGTACGCCTGATGGGGCGTTTGTGAAGTTAACGCCTGACTCCAGGCGGTGATAAAGTTAACGCCTTAATGGGACGTTGATAAAGTGTACACCTAATTCCAGGCTTTGATAAAGTGTACGCCCCATGAATGATTGAACTTGTACAGAATTCAAATTTGAAGTGTGAAAATATTGgggaagagcaaatattttgcaTCTTATGCTTCCACGAAACTAAATGTTTTCATTTTGGTTTCTAGGTCAAGTGCAGCATGTCATAgctaattttgtttttgatttcgcATATAACACCAAATGAATGTTGGAAGCATCACACAGCAAAGGTAGAAGTAACCATAGTTTGGAGGGCGAGGAGTACAAAGTACAGACAACAAGCTTTTCAAAACACATCCTATATACACTAGCCCTAAGAAGAATCAAATTTGagcggtgactttacgtacgcTTGTCACTGCTCATAAATGAAAATGAGTACAAATTTGAGCGGTGATTTTACGTACGTCTCATGGGGCGTTGATTATTCAAACGCTTGGTTTCGAacggtgactttacgtacgtcCCATGGGGCGTTGATTATACAAACGTCTCTTTTCCCGGCGTAAACTATAAGAACGCCCCATATCGGACgtaatctttaccaacgccccacgtcGGGCGTCATCTTTATCAACGCCTTAATTGgacgtaatctttatctacgctccACAATCAAACGaacattatacgttcgctcgactaaaTATAATCGCCTACCACTACGCCACACGACgtcctaaactcaaatttgatcttttttttagtctttggtcatactcgcaccactgtggacgctcttaggacCCTTACAAGGGGGATAATGCAGGACCATATTGGCTCCTGAATCTGCCAAACCCATAATTGGTGGATGTAGCATGCCAATATTTTGCCGTGTCCTCGAGTTTATTGACAAAATGAAGAAATATTATCTAAAGCAGGGATGGAA
This is a stretch of genomic DNA from Papaver somniferum cultivar HN1 chromosome 1, ASM357369v1, whole genome shotgun sequence. It encodes these proteins:
- the LOC113317373 gene encoding endochitinase EP3-like, whose amino-acid sequence is MVSPNHLKLISVIGILVSFLTQSIVAQNCGCASGLCCSQYGYCGTTAAYCGKGCQSGPCTTTPASPTNGASVDAIVTPAFFNRIINQAGSGCAGKSFYTRSAFLEAARSYTSFGKTGSLDDSKREIAAFFAHVTHETGFFCYKEEIRGASRDYCDEGNRQYPCVPGKGYYGRGPIQISWNYNYGPAGKSIGFDGLNAPETVANDPIISFKTAFWFWMNNVHSVITSNQGFGPTIRKINRGECNGGNSGAVQARIKYFRDYCNQLGVAPGNNLSC